The following nucleotide sequence is from Anaerobiospirillum thomasii.
GCAGCTGTCCTATAACTCTTCTGGACAATCGCTTTGGACCTGCCGATCTTAAAAGCTGCGGCTATAAAGTACGCAAAAATGCGCAGAGAGCGCAGCGTATTGAAGCTGAGCACATAATGCCTGCCTACAACTTTGGTCGACAGCTGCCATGCTGGCGCGAAGGCGGCAGAAAAAACTGCAAAAAAGATGCAAAGTTTAACCGTATGGAGTCTGATCTGCACAATCTGGCTCCGGCCATTGGCGAGGTCAACGGAGACAGATCAAATTTCAGATTTGTCGATGAAATTGTCAAAAGCTCAAAGAACAATGTGGCAACCTATGGCTCCTGTCCTATGCAGGTTGAATTTAAAGGCAAAAGAGCAAGTCCTCCTGAGCACACTCACGGCATGATTGCAAGAGCCTATCTGTATATGGCCCATAAATACGGCATTAAACTTAATGATAATGAAAAAAGAATGATGTACAGATGGAATAATGACAATGCCCCTACTGCTCTTGAGATAAAGCGCAATGAGCTTATTAAAAAAGCTCAGGGCAATGACAATCCATTTATCAGCAATTACACACAGCTTAAGTAGCAGGATTAGCATGAGAATTCCAAGAATCTATGAAAGTAAGGCTGCACTTGAGCCTGGCGTTGATTTTACTTTAAATGAAGACGGCTCTGGGCATCTGTGCCGTGTGCTACGCATGGGAGAGAATGACAGATTTTATGTCTTTGACGGTTGTGGACATGAGTATGAAGCCATCATCAAAGAGCCTGGCAAAAGAGCTTTATGTCAGGTTTTAAGTGCTCTTGAGCGTAACAGTGAATCGCCACTTAAAGTTGAGCTTTTGCAAGTTATAAGCCGCGGAGATAAAATGGATTTTACACTGCAAAAGGCAGTGGAGCTGGGAGTGCATGCTATCACCCCTTTAAGCTCAAGCCGCTGTGGTGTAAAACTTGATGCCAAACGTCTTGAAAAAAAACTTGTCTCATGGCAGAAAATTGTCGACAGCGCCTGTGAGCAGTGCTTTAGAGCCTATGTGCCAAGGGTCAACGCCTCCTGTGATCTTGCTGATTATCTTAAAAATGCTGATTTTAGCAATACTTTGTGTCTGACACTTGATCCAAAGGCCAAATGCAAAATTCAGGATCTTGAGCTAAAAGGCACAGATGTCAAACTTTTAATAGGCCCTGAGGGTGGTCTTAGCGATGATGAGATCGAGCTTGCACGCCTGCATGGCTTTGTAGGTGTCACCCTAGGTCCGCGCATACTGCGTACAGAAACTGCAGCTCTTGTGGCTCTGTCTGTGCTTGGCAGTCATTTTGGAGATTTATAACTATGGAACTTACCCATCTTGGTCATAACAGCAGATATTACTCACAGTACAATCCATCGCTTTTAGAACCTATTATGCGTCATCTGCCACGTGCAGCTTTTAGTACTGACACCTCAATTGGCTATGATCTCTGGCGTCTTTATGAAATTACCTATTTAAATGCCAGAGGCATACCATGTATTGTCATGGGCTCTATTAAAATAAATGCAGCAAGTCAGTTTACTGTAGAGTCAAAATCACTAAAGCTCTATATTGGCTCCTTTACCAATACCAAATTTCTCTCCCTGTCACATGTAAAGGAGACTATAGAGCGGGATCTGCACAAGGTTACAGCCTCAAAGGTCGAGGTTGAACTCTATCCACCTGAGGATATGAGCTTTATGCCAGAAAAACTGCCTGGTATCTGCATTGATGATAGTGCAGGCGATATAAAGCTTGATTTTGATACTATTAATCCTACGCTTTTAAAATACAGCCAATCTGATAATGACGAGGATAAGGCTGTATCTTCGCGCACCTATCATTCCAATATTGTACGTACCCTCTGCCCTGTAACCTCACAGCCAGATTTTGCATCGGTAGTTATAAGCTATACAGGCAGGGCTATAGATACTACTGCCCTTTTTGCCTATCTGTGTTCATATCGTCATCATCAGGGCTTTCATGAGGCCTGCACGGAAAATATCTATAATGATTTAAAAAATGTATTAAATCCAGACGGACTGTGTGTTGCAGCCTCATTTACAAGGCGTGGCGGTATTGACATCAATCCATGCAGAGCCGACTCACTTGATCTTACCTGTAAGTGCTCTCATATACGTACTCTAAGACAGTAATAATAAAGGCTTTGATAGCAAGAAGCTCTCAAAGCCTTTTTATATAAACAGTATTTTTAATTTATATAACTTTTGCAAAATAGGCTGACAGAGCAGTTGCCCTTGAGATCTTTGCCTCAGGATTAAAAGCAGATCCTAAATTAAAACCTGATATGGATGACTTTAGTAGGGCTTTGCTCTGACTCATTATGTAAATATAAATTAAGA
It contains:
- a CDS encoding endonuclease, translating into MPVNFKTFVTAAICSLSLSLTLPVHTAMASDNDYSTIVKAFEAQKDTRHKLKNFKAAKKELFWIYKRFDSPSTFYCSCPITLLDNRFGPADLKSCGYKVRKNAQRAQRIEAEHIMPAYNFGRQLPCWREGGRKNCKKDAKFNRMESDLHNLAPAIGEVNGDRSNFRFVDEIVKSSKNNVATYGSCPMQVEFKGKRASPPEHTHGMIARAYLYMAHKYGIKLNDNEKRMMYRWNNDNAPTALEIKRNELIKKAQGNDNPFISNYTQLK
- a CDS encoding 16S rRNA (uracil(1498)-N(3))-methyltransferase, whose amino-acid sequence is MRIPRIYESKAALEPGVDFTLNEDGSGHLCRVLRMGENDRFYVFDGCGHEYEAIIKEPGKRALCQVLSALERNSESPLKVELLQVISRGDKMDFTLQKAVELGVHAITPLSSSRCGVKLDAKRLEKKLVSWQKIVDSACEQCFRAYVPRVNASCDLADYLKNADFSNTLCLTLDPKAKCKIQDLELKGTDVKLLIGPEGGLSDDEIELARLHGFVGVTLGPRILRTETAALVALSVLGSHFGDL
- the queF gene encoding preQ(1) synthase (catalyzes the NADPH-dependent reduction of 7-cyano-7-deazaguanine (preQ0) to 7-aminomethyl-7-deazaguanine (preQ1) in queuosine biosynthesis): MELTHLGHNSRYYSQYNPSLLEPIMRHLPRAAFSTDTSIGYDLWRLYEITYLNARGIPCIVMGSIKINAASQFTVESKSLKLYIGSFTNTKFLSLSHVKETIERDLHKVTASKVEVELYPPEDMSFMPEKLPGICIDDSAGDIKLDFDTINPTLLKYSQSDNDEDKAVSSRTYHSNIVRTLCPVTSQPDFASVVISYTGRAIDTTALFAYLCSYRHHQGFHEACTENIYNDLKNVLNPDGLCVAASFTRRGGIDINPCRADSLDLTCKCSHIRTLRQ